A section of the Sphaerodactylus townsendi isolate TG3544 linkage group LG11, MPM_Stown_v2.3, whole genome shotgun sequence genome encodes:
- the PSMA2 gene encoding proteasome subunit alpha type-2, translating into MAERGYSFSLTTFSPSGKLVQIEYALAAVAAGAPSVGIKAANGVVLATEKKQKSILYDERSVHKVEPITKHIGLVYSGMGPDYRVLVHRARKLAQQYYLVYNEPIPTAQLVQRIASVMQEYTQSGGVRPFGVSLLICGWNEGRPYLFQSDPSGAYFAWKATAMGKNYVNGKTFLEKRYNEDLELEDAIHTAILTLKESFEGQMTEDNIEVGICNEAGFRRLTPTEVKDYLAAIA; encoded by the exons ATGGCGGAGCGCGGCTACAGCTTCTCCCTCACCACCTTCAG CCCTTCTGGAAAGCTCGTTCAGATTGAATATGCTTTGGCGGCTGTTGCAGCAGGAGCCCCATCCGTCGGCATTAAAG CTGCAAACGGTGTGGTGCTGGCGACAGAGAAAAAGCAGAAGTCCATTCTGTACGACGAACGAAGTGTACACAAAGTAGAGCCCATCACCAAACACATTGGTTTGGTATACAGTGGCATGGGCCCTGATtacag GGTACTTGTCCACCGAGCACGCAAATTGGCCCAACAGTACTACCTGGTTTATAATGAGCCAATTCCAACAGCTCAACTCGTTCAGAGGATTGCTTCTGTGATGCAAGAATACACACAGTCTGG GGGCGTACGACCGTTTGGAGTATCTTTGCTAATATGTGGATGGAATGAGGGCAGGCCATATTTATTCCAGTCTGATCCTTCT GGAGCTTACTTTGCATGGAAAGCAACTGCGATGGGAAAGAattatgtgaatgggaaaacgTTTCTGGAAAAGAG GTATAACGAAGATTTGGAGCTGGAAGATGCCATCCATACAGCTATCTTGACATTAAAG gAAAGTTTTGAAGGACAAATGACAGAAGATAACATAGAGGTCGGCATCTGTAACGAGGCAGGATTTAGAAGACTCACTCCCACTGAGGTTAAGGATTACCTGGCTGCGATTGCCTAG
- the LG11H7orf25 gene encoding UPF0415 protein C7orf25 homolog isoform X1 translates to MQFRKLVKLPVMACHGRNKEPVPSNNASDMSTHSLLCERIAIAKELIKRAEVLSRSQKSGIEGGAKLCSKLKAELKFLLRVEAGKVSVKESHLLSTNLTHLQAVLESAENLEAVVGILHVFAYEDSFGEKQSLVVDVVANNGHTWVKAVGRKAEALHNIWLGRGQYGDKSIIEQAEDFLQASRQQPVQYSNPHIIFAFYNGVSYPLAERLKEMGVSVRGDIVAMNVLMEPADRDLQLSSGESDEENGKHLHVAKVNRGHLIASVAFPTEIRVDLCRRVNLDITTLITYVSALSYGGCYFTFKEKVLTEQALQERQESVLPSLEEFMKGKELFACESAVKDFQVILETLGGPGEKNRAAALLERVTVIPDQPSEHALRLVLSSKINTRSLTIFGTGDTLKAVTMTANSGFVRAAANQGVKFSVFIHQPRALTESKESSATPVLKP, encoded by the exons ATGCAATTCAGGAAGTTAGTGAAATTACCTGTCATGGCATGTCATGGGAGAAATAAAGAGCCGGTGCCATC gAATAATGCATCCGACATGTCTACGCATTCCCTGTTGTGTGAGAGAATTGCCATTGCTAAGGAGCTAATTAAAAGAGCAGAAGTTCTCTCCAGGTCCCAGAAAAGTGGCATCGAAGGCGGAGCGAAGCTGTGCAGCAAAttaaaagcagaattaaaattcTTGCTCAGGGTGGAGGCCGGGAAGGTGTCTGTTAAAGAGTCTCACCTATTGAGTACAAATCTCACTCACCTGCAAGCCGTCCTTGAATCAGCGGAGAACCTGGAGGCCGTTGTGGGCATCCTCCATGTCTTTGCCTACGAGGACAGCTTTGGTGAAAAACAAAGCTTGGTGGTGGATGTAGTGGCAAACAACGGCCACACGTGGGTGAAGGCGGTGGGCCGAAAAGCTGAAGCCTTGCACAACATCTGGTTGGGTAGAGGCCAGTATGGAGACAAGAGTATAATTGAGCAAGCAGAAGACTTTCTGCAAGCGAGTCGCCAGCAACCTGTACAGTACAGCAACCCGCACATTATCTTTGCTTTCTACAATGGGGTATCCTACCCCCTGGCAGAGAGGCTTAAAGAGATGGGTGTGTCCGTGCGAGGGGATATAGTTGCTATGAACGTATTAATGGAGCCTGCTGACAGAGACCTCCAGTTAAGCTCGGGCGAGTCTGATGAAGAAAACGGCAAACACTTGCACGTGGCTAAAGTGAATCGGGGCCATCTGATTGCTAGTGTGGCTTTCCCTACCGAAATCAGGGTAGACTTGTGCAGGAGGGTTAACTTGGACATTACTACTTTGATTACGTATGTCTCTGCCCTTAGCTATGGAGGCTGTTACTTCACCTTCAAGGAGAAAGTCTTAACGGAGCAGGCCCTGCAAGAGCGACAGGAGAGCGTCCTCCCATCCCTGGAAGAATTCAtgaagggcaaggagctgttTGCTTGTGAATCTGCAGTCAAAGACTTCCAAGTCATTTTGGAAACTTTAGGAGGGcctggagagaaaaacagggcCGCAGCACTCCTGGAAAGAGTCACCGTAATACCGGATCAACCATCCGAGCATGCCTTACGGCTAGTCCTCAGTTCCAAAATCAATACCCGCTCACTGACCATTTTCGGGACAGGTGACACTTTGAAGGCTGTCACCATGACTGCAAACAGTGGCTTTGTTCGGGCAGCTGCGAACCAAGGAGTCAAATTCAGCGTGTTCATTCATCAGCCGAGGGCCCTGACGGAAAGCAAAGAGTCTTCTGCCACGCCTGTGCTCAAACCCTGA
- the MRPL32 gene encoding 39S ribosomal protein L32, mitochondrial, with amino-acid sequence MAAVLVVSSPLVKIRGFLRSWLGFLGSQSPAWAPALAVQGPASLLDPMGEKSESNETPSFLDNVFWMAVPKSRRTIEVNRCRRRNPRNLIKIKRNIDLCPQCGSVKQKHVLCSRCYEKVKLETHAIRFEMRAQEGGPHRAPYTESVVLYEGEKPTEQDEGKRIIERNRKRPSWFTLD; translated from the exons ATGGCGGCGGTGCTGGTGGTCTCTTCACCGCTGGTTAAGATCCGTGGCTTCCTTCGGAGCTGGTTGGGGTTTCTCGGGAGTCAGAGCCCTGCTTGGG CTCCTGCATTGGCTGTACAGGGTCCAGCTTCCTTGCTTGATCCTATGGGAGAGAAATCTGAAAGCAATGAGACGCCAAGCTTTTTAGACAATGTATTTTGGATGGCAGTTCCAAAGTCAAGGCGGACCATCGAGGTGAATCGCTGCAGGAGAAGGAATCCTAGAAACCTTATAAAAATTAAG AGAAACATCGATCTCTGTCCCCAGTGCGGCAGTGTAAAACAGAAGCACGTTCTTTGTAGCCGTTGCTACGAGAAGGTGAAACTGGAGACGCATGCCATAAGGTTCGAAATGCGGGCCCAGGAAGGAGGACCTCACAGGGCTCCTTACACTGAGTCTGTTGTTCTGTACGAAGGAGAGAAACCCACAGAGCAAGACGAAGGGAAGCGGATCATCGAACGAAACCGGAAACGCCCGTCTTGGTTCACTCTGGACTGA
- the LG11H7orf25 gene encoding UPF0415 protein C7orf25 homolog isoform X2, which translates to MSTHSLLCERIAIAKELIKRAEVLSRSQKSGIEGGAKLCSKLKAELKFLLRVEAGKVSVKESHLLSTNLTHLQAVLESAENLEAVVGILHVFAYEDSFGEKQSLVVDVVANNGHTWVKAVGRKAEALHNIWLGRGQYGDKSIIEQAEDFLQASRQQPVQYSNPHIIFAFYNGVSYPLAERLKEMGVSVRGDIVAMNVLMEPADRDLQLSSGESDEENGKHLHVAKVNRGHLIASVAFPTEIRVDLCRRVNLDITTLITYVSALSYGGCYFTFKEKVLTEQALQERQESVLPSLEEFMKGKELFACESAVKDFQVILETLGGPGEKNRAAALLERVTVIPDQPSEHALRLVLSSKINTRSLTIFGTGDTLKAVTMTANSGFVRAAANQGVKFSVFIHQPRALTESKESSATPVLKP; encoded by the coding sequence ATGTCTACGCATTCCCTGTTGTGTGAGAGAATTGCCATTGCTAAGGAGCTAATTAAAAGAGCAGAAGTTCTCTCCAGGTCCCAGAAAAGTGGCATCGAAGGCGGAGCGAAGCTGTGCAGCAAAttaaaagcagaattaaaattcTTGCTCAGGGTGGAGGCCGGGAAGGTGTCTGTTAAAGAGTCTCACCTATTGAGTACAAATCTCACTCACCTGCAAGCCGTCCTTGAATCAGCGGAGAACCTGGAGGCCGTTGTGGGCATCCTCCATGTCTTTGCCTACGAGGACAGCTTTGGTGAAAAACAAAGCTTGGTGGTGGATGTAGTGGCAAACAACGGCCACACGTGGGTGAAGGCGGTGGGCCGAAAAGCTGAAGCCTTGCACAACATCTGGTTGGGTAGAGGCCAGTATGGAGACAAGAGTATAATTGAGCAAGCAGAAGACTTTCTGCAAGCGAGTCGCCAGCAACCTGTACAGTACAGCAACCCGCACATTATCTTTGCTTTCTACAATGGGGTATCCTACCCCCTGGCAGAGAGGCTTAAAGAGATGGGTGTGTCCGTGCGAGGGGATATAGTTGCTATGAACGTATTAATGGAGCCTGCTGACAGAGACCTCCAGTTAAGCTCGGGCGAGTCTGATGAAGAAAACGGCAAACACTTGCACGTGGCTAAAGTGAATCGGGGCCATCTGATTGCTAGTGTGGCTTTCCCTACCGAAATCAGGGTAGACTTGTGCAGGAGGGTTAACTTGGACATTACTACTTTGATTACGTATGTCTCTGCCCTTAGCTATGGAGGCTGTTACTTCACCTTCAAGGAGAAAGTCTTAACGGAGCAGGCCCTGCAAGAGCGACAGGAGAGCGTCCTCCCATCCCTGGAAGAATTCAtgaagggcaaggagctgttTGCTTGTGAATCTGCAGTCAAAGACTTCCAAGTCATTTTGGAAACTTTAGGAGGGcctggagagaaaaacagggcCGCAGCACTCCTGGAAAGAGTCACCGTAATACCGGATCAACCATCCGAGCATGCCTTACGGCTAGTCCTCAGTTCCAAAATCAATACCCGCTCACTGACCATTTTCGGGACAGGTGACACTTTGAAGGCTGTCACCATGACTGCAAACAGTGGCTTTGTTCGGGCAGCTGCGAACCAAGGAGTCAAATTCAGCGTGTTCATTCATCAGCCGAGGGCCCTGACGGAAAGCAAAGAGTCTTCTGCCACGCCTGTGCTCAAACCCTGA